The genome window ATCGTTTTTTCACTATTTTCATTTAATATTCCATAAAAACCAACTTCTTCAGCTGTCTTAATATTTATTGATCGATCATCGATAAAAATACTTTCTCTTGGATTCAGATCGAATTTATTCAGAGCATTCAGATAAATTTCAGGTTCCGGTTTAACTGCGTCCAATTCATACGAAAGCAGCAGATTATTCTTAAAGAAATGCAATGATGGAAATTTTTTCCAGATATGTGGAAAATGGATTTCATCAGTATTTGAGAGGATAAAAATATTATATTTCTGCCCTATTTTTTCTGCTAATTCGATCATCTCCGGAATTTCTGTAAATATACCTTCACACCAGATTTTCTCAAAATCTTCATCCGAAAGGTTGAAATTATATATTTTTCTCATCCTGCTGATGAA of Candidatus Cloacimonadota bacterium contains these proteins:
- a CDS encoding HAD family phosphatase, which produces MNIQNVIFDLGKVLVDFDFDIFFKKLGYDPKDRHLDEASEPILLFESGKMKKIDFISRMRKIYNFNLSDEDFEKIWCEGIFTEIPEMIELAEKIGQKYNIFILSNTDEIHFPHIWKKFPSLHFFKNNLLLSYELDAVKPEPEIYLNALNKFDLNPRESIFIDDRSINIKTAEEVGFYGILNENSEKTIKHLEKILDFI